One window of the Pseudochaenichthys georgianus chromosome 21, fPseGeo1.2, whole genome shotgun sequence genome contains the following:
- the olig2 gene encoding oligodendrocyte transcription factor 2, producing MDSDTSRPSSPEEDDIFLATLKKSVHGFSSAVSSSQIDALSELHGLHSFTAEDEETLARLSKKDRKLLTENEVQTIRLKINSRERKRMHDLNVAMDGLREVMPYAHGPSVRKLSKIATLLLARNYILMLSNSLEEMKRLVSEIYGSGGHHGGFHPAACGTMTHAGPVPGHPVVPHASHPAVHHPLLPPAVSSASLSAPGISVASVRSHHGLLKAPTPGAGPLGSSFHHWGVSTGMPCPCSMCQIPPPHVSSMSAIPMPRLTSDSK from the coding sequence ATGGACTCAGATACGAGCAGACCCTCATCTCCCGAAGAGGACGACATCTTCCTGGCCACCCTGAAAAAGTCAGTGCACGGCTTCTCCAGcgcagtgtcctcctctcagaTCGACGCTCTGTCGGAGTTGCACGGCCTCCACAGCTTCACCGCCGAAGACGAGGAGACCCTCGCTCGGCTGTCCAAAAAAGACCGAAAACTCCTTACAGAAAACGAGGTGCAGACCATCCGTCTCAAGATTAACAGCCGCGAGAGGAAAAGGATGCACGACCTCAACGTGGCCATGGACGGGCTGCGCGAGGTCATGCCCTATGCGCACGGACCCTCGGTGCGCAAGCTCTCCAAAATTGCCACCCTGCTTCTCGCCAGAAACTACATCTTGATGCTGAGCAACTCCCTGGAGGAGATGAAGCGGCTGGTGAGCGAGATCTACGGCAGCGGCGGACACCACGGCGGCTTCCACCCAGCAGCTTGTGGGACTATGACACACGCGGGGCCCGTGCCGGGACACCCGGTGGTTCCTCACGCCTCTCACCCGGCTGTGCACCACCCGCTCCTCCCGCCGGCCGTCTCCTCCGCCTCTCTGTCCGCGCCGGGTATCTCCGTCGCTTCGGTTAGATCCCACCACGGACTCCTCAAAGCGCCCACACCAGGTGCAGGCCCCCTGGGCAGCAGCTTCCATCACTGGGGCGTGAGCACCGGGATGCCCTGTCCGTGCAGCATGTGCCAAATTCCGCCTCCGCATGTGAGCAGCATGAGCGCCATCCCCATGCCGAGGCTGACCAGCGACTCCAAGTGA
- the olig1 gene encoding oligodendrocyte transcription factor 1, with protein sequence MSVLSNPGIRGQDQSLPLCDPRSVQDLPHCPPGFSSRLNPAPMLDLQSGQRPPKPQRELSQEEQQDLRRKINSRERKRMQDLNIAMDSLREVMVPYASSPSSASPPHSHQAGAPPGRRLSKISTLVLARNYILLLGSSLQEMRRLLGEVSVGMGVNTGPVPRLLLAGGWPLISGPSQLLLTQESLLTSAASSSSSSLASAAKCPLMSPGHMEASLAPVHWSSAGASGGPLCPCGVCRLPRFNHSNPVPRFPK encoded by the coding sequence ATGAGTGTGCTGTCAAACCCAGGGATCAGGGGGCAGGAtcagtctctccctctctgtgacCCCCGGTCGGTCCAGGACTTACCCCACTGCCCCCCAGGGTTCAGCTCCCGCCTGAATCCTGCCCCAATGCTCGACCTCCAGAGCGGACAAAGACCGCCCAAGCCTcagagggagctgagccagGAGGAGCAGCAGGACCTCAGGAGGAAGATCAACAGCAGGGAGAGGAAACGCATGCAGGACTTGAACATCGCCATGGATTCTCTGAGGGAGGTCATGGTGCCGTATGCCTCCTCTCCATCCTCTGCctccccccctcactcccaccAGGCCGGGGCCCCTCCAGGCCGCAGGCTCTCCAAGATCTCCACCCTGGTTCTGGCCAGGAACTACATCCTCCTCCTGGGGTCTTCTCTGCAGGAGATGCGGCGGCTGCTGGGGGAGGTGAGTGTGGGGATGGGGGTGAACACAGGACCGGTCCCCCGGCTGCTGCTCGCTGGAGGCTGGCCCCTCATCTCTGGCCCCAGTCAGCTCCTCCTCACCCAGGAGTCCCTCCTCACGTCAGCAGCCTCGTCCTCTTCCTCCTCGTTGGCATCTGCTGCTAAATGTCCCCTGATGTCCCCAGGCCACATGGAGGCCTCGCTGGCCCCTGTGCACTGGAGCTCTGCGGGGGCCTCCGGAGGGCCCCTGTGCCCCTGTGGAGTCTGCAGACTACCCAGATTTAACCACTCCAATCCGGTCCCAAGATTTCCAAAGTGA